The Desulfuromonadales bacterium region ATGGTGGCCACAGTCCTTTCGCACGGGGGCATCGACCCGACGGCGGTAATCGGCGGCCGGCTCGATTCCCTCGGCTCCAACGCCAAGCAGGGGCAGGGCAAATTCCTGGTGGCCGAGGCGGACGAGTCGGACGGCTCCTTTCTTAAACTGTCGCCGACCATCGCCGTGGTCACCAACATCGATGCCGACCACCTCGACTTCTACCGGGACCTCGAACAGATCAAGGAGACCTTCGTCGACTTCATCAACAAGGTTCCCTTCTTCGGTCTCGCCGTCCTCTGTCTCGATGATGCGAACATCCAGGCGCTGATCCCCCATGTTAAGAAACGCTTCGTCACCTATGGGCTGAACACTCAGGCCGACTACAACGCCACCGACATCGAACATCGCGGCGACCGCACCGCCTTCAGCGTCCACTACCGCGGCGAGCGTCTCGGCCATCTCTCCATCCGCATGCCCGGCCGGCACAACGTGCTCAATGCTCTGGCGGCGGTGGCGGTAGCCCGTGAACTCGAACTCCCCTTCGGCAACATCGCCGAGGGGTTCCAGGATTTCGGCGGCGTGCAGCGCCGCTTCCAGATCAAGCACGATGCCGACGGAATCATGGTGGTCGACGACTACGGCCACCACCCGGCCGAGATCAAGGCGACTTTGGCGGCCGCCCGCAGCGGCTGGGAGCGGCGGCTGATCGTGGTTTTCCAGCCGCACCGCTACACCCGGACCCGGGCACTGTTCGACGAGTTTGTCACGGCCTTCTATCAGGCCGACCAGGTCGTGGTCATGGATGTCTACGCGGCCGGCGAAGAACCGATTGCCGGCGCCGATGGCCAGAGGCTGGCCGAAGGGATCGCCAGCCATGGCCACCGGGATACCCGGTTCATCGGCGAGCGAGATGCCGTGGTCGGGCATCTGCTGACGGTGGTGCAGCCCGGAGACATCGTCATCACCCTCGGCG contains the following coding sequences:
- the murC gene encoding UDP-N-acetylmuramate--L-alanine ligase; this encodes MYGKIRKIHFVGIGGIGMSGIAEVLLNLGYEVSGSDLRESEITRRLAELGGTIAYGHRAENIVAADVVVTSTAVKADNPEVAEAHRRLVPVIPRAEMLAELMRMKYGIAVAGTHGKTTTTSMVATVLSHGGIDPTAVIGGRLDSLGSNAKQGQGKFLVAEADESDGSFLKLSPTIAVVTNIDADHLDFYRDLEQIKETFVDFINKVPFFGLAVLCLDDANIQALIPHVKKRFVTYGLNTQADYNATDIEHRGDRTAFSVHYRGERLGHLSIRMPGRHNVLNALAAVAVARELELPFGNIAEGFQDFGGVQRRFQIKHDADGIMVVDDYGHHPAEIKATLAAARSGWERRLIVVFQPHRYTRTRALFDEFVTAFYQADQVVVMDVYAAGEEPIAGADGQRLAEGIASHGHRDTRFIGERDAVVGHLLTVVQPGDIVITLGAGSVWQVGEQLVRQLLEKG